The Deltaproteobacteria bacterium region ATGCTGAAGCGTCCGCAGAGAAAAAAGCGCTGGGTTGGTATCTGGATGGTCAGGTAACTTGCGTGGTGGGCACGCACACCCATATTCAGACAGCAGACGAAGAAATTTTGCCCAAGGGAACGGCTTACATGACCGATCTGGGAATGACCGGCCCGCATCATTCCGTGATTGGTCTCGATATAGAAACAGCCCTGAAGCGTTTCTTGAGCGATGGAGAATTTAAAAAGTTCAAGGTGGCAAGCGAGGGCGCCCGCCTCGAAGGACTGTTGATCGGTGTTGATGAAGAAACAGGCAGAGCGCGGCAGGTTACACGCATTCGGAAAATATTGTAGAACTGAATTTTAGAACTGTCCAACTCCATAAAAATTCGCTACAGTTTTGATTATGAAAAACCATCCCAAGAAGAAAACTATTCTTGTTGTCGATGATGAAGAGCAAATTTGCAATGTGATCAAAAAGGTGTTGCTTCAGGAAGGATATCAAATTTTTACCGCTTTCAATGGAGAGACGGCGTTAAATCAATTAAAAAAAAGTTCCGTGGATCTCATGCTGGTCGATCTGAAAATGCCCTCCATGAACGGATTGGAACTGTTGCAACAAGCGCGGACTATTCAAAAAAATTTAAAGTCAATCTTGTTAACAGCCTACGGAACCGCCTCAGCCGCCAGAGATGCCATGTTCCTCGGTGTCTTCGATTTTCTGACGAAACCCTTTGACATTCAGTTGCTCAAAAAGGTGGTCAAGGAGGCTCTAGGTGATCAACGGTAGACGCCTCATTTATATTCCCATCCTTCATACTCAACAGGACATGGGAAGTCTGGCTCCTGAAGCAAAAAAGGCTTTCATTGGAAAGCTGGGTCAAAAGCTATGGCGGCACCACACGCAAGCCATTGACGAAATGTGGTCCGGAATCAAAAAACAGATCTCCCGCTTAAAACTCCCTTACAAAAAAGTTTCCATTTATCAAGACGGATTACCCGTCTGTGGCAAAGAGATTGAGATTATTCATCATCTGGCAGAACAAAAAAGTCCCAATCACCTCATTGTGGAAGGACTTATAAAAAAAGGGGCCACTTTGGTCGGTACGGAAGATCCCATTTTATTGAAACAGGAATACGACTGGATCAAGCGAATTCTTGAGGCCGGCAATAATGGACAAAAGAAAACATTACTGGAAGAATATGGAAAAGTGGCTCCGGAGCTCCTAAAAAAACGTGATCTCTTTATCAAGGAAAAAATAAACAAAACGCTTCCACAGGGGGGAGTGGGTCTGCTTTTTATAGGGCTGTTGCACCGGGTGGATGAACTGCTTCCGTCGGATATCCAAGTGAGTTATCTGATTTATCGTCTCCCCTTTCATCGCGGTTTTGAAATAGAATTAACGTCATGAAACACCCTTTCAGAAAAATTTGGGAATGGTTTTTATCTCTTTTTTGGAAAA contains the following coding sequences:
- a CDS encoding YmdB family metallophosphoesterase, which produces VFMETKGHKTSSPFKAMDALLKEIRKETSIILVDIHAEASAEKKALGWYLDGQVTCVVGTHTHIQTADEEILPKGTAYMTDLGMTGPHHSVIGLDIETALKRFLSDGEFKKFKVASEGARLEGLLIGVDEETGRARQVTRIRKIL
- a CDS encoding response regulator; translation: MKNHPKKKTILVVDDEEQICNVIKKVLLQEGYQIFTAFNGETALNQLKKSSVDLMLVDLKMPSMNGLELLQQARTIQKNLKSILLTAYGTASAARDAMFLGVFDFLTKPFDIQLLKKVVKEALGDQR